A section of the Veillonella criceti genome encodes:
- a CDS encoding Ldh family oxidoreductase, with the protein MRQMGNVVKFKYEQLDQLCVDAFVKFGFSEKDAKIIRDVLLMSDMYGIQSHGMQRLVRYHKGIEKGTIKVDAQPEVVFETPVSAVIDGHDGMGQLNGHYAMELAIKKAKESGVGIVSVRNSNHYGIAGYYANMAVEEGLIGFSCTNSEAIMVPTYARKAMLGSNPQAWAAPAEPYNFFFDASTTVVTRGKLEMYNKLGKQLPDGWALNKDGNPSTDAADVLKNISAHVGGGIMPLGGNTEQLGSHKGYGNGMVVELFAAILSMGGTSNHCMKDGKSNICHGFMAINPAFFGDADAIKKHFSTFLTELREAPKAEGEPRIYTHGEKEVEAVKDREENGIPVIDKTMTEVYELCEYLGLDFSKYFGDYKPPVAGDMFTGNY; encoded by the coding sequence ATTAGACAAATGGGAAACGTAGTAAAATTTAAGTATGAACAACTTGACCAACTTTGCGTAGATGCTTTCGTAAAATTTGGTTTCTCTGAAAAAGATGCTAAGATTATTCGTGACGTATTATTGATGTCTGATATGTATGGTATCCAGAGTCATGGTATGCAACGTCTTGTTCGTTACCACAAAGGTATCGAAAAAGGAACTATCAAAGTTGATGCACAACCAGAAGTTGTTTTCGAAACTCCAGTATCTGCAGTAATCGATGGTCATGATGGCATGGGCCAATTGAATGGTCATTATGCAATGGAATTGGCTATTAAAAAAGCTAAAGAATCTGGTGTAGGTATCGTTTCTGTACGTAACTCCAACCATTATGGTATTGCTGGTTACTACGCTAACATGGCTGTAGAAGAAGGCTTAATTGGTTTCTCCTGCACAAACTCTGAAGCTATCATGGTTCCTACATATGCTCGTAAAGCAATGTTGGGTTCTAACCCTCAAGCTTGGGCAGCACCTGCTGAACCTTACAATTTCTTCTTCGATGCTTCTACTACCGTAGTAACTCGTGGTAAATTAGAAATGTACAACAAATTAGGTAAACAATTACCTGATGGTTGGGCTTTGAATAAAGATGGTAACCCATCCACTGATGCAGCTGATGTATTGAAAAATATCTCTGCTCACGTAGGTGGTGGCATTATGCCACTTGGTGGTAACACTGAACAATTAGGTTCCCACAAAGGGTATGGTAATGGTATGGTTGTAGAATTATTCGCAGCTATCCTTTCCATGGGTGGTACTTCTAACCACTGCATGAAAGATGGTAAATCCAACATTTGCCACGGTTTCATGGCTATTAACCCAGCATTCTTCGGTGATGCTGATGCTATCAAAAAACATTTCTCCACTTTCTTAACTGAACTTCGTGAAGCTCCTAAAGCTGAAGGCGAACCTCGTATTTACACTCATGGTGAAAAAGAAGTGGAAGCAGTAAAAGACCGCGAAGAAAATGGCATCCCTGTAATTGATAAAACAATGACAGAAGTTTATGAACTTTGCGAATACTTAGGTCTTGATTTCTCCAAATACTTTGGTGATTACAAACCACCAGTAGCTGGCGATATGTTCACTGGTAACTATTAA